Proteins encoded in a region of the Devosia sp. RR2S18 genome:
- a CDS encoding phosphatase PAP2 family protein, protein MLGGGVRQRFGAGWSRLRSAPRYHLQLRPAPLESPAIILLLFLVLSWPLMMGSDYPVGRWMQQFPEELQPFAHVVTDLGEGVQVLVGSGALLLFGLFAPVALWRRRVAIGVSALNAGAAFVFLSVAGGGLAALTLKYAIGRARPSLLDTHGNLHFQPFAMHSDFSAFPSGHSATAGAMAVSLALVFPRLRALFLAAGVLICASRQFVGMHWMSDTLMGWAVGAAFTFWMAHVFARRGLMFTYDAFGRLTPRRSRFNPLAFTTRLARSSGRSARTADMASVVGTTDPR, encoded by the coding sequence ATGCTGGGTGGGGGTGTTCGTCAGCGTTTCGGTGCGGGGTGGTCTCGCCTGCGTTCGGCTCCGCGCTACCATCTGCAGCTTCGGCCAGCGCCGCTCGAGAGCCCCGCGATCATTCTGCTGCTTTTTCTAGTCCTTTCTTGGCCGCTCATGATGGGGAGCGACTACCCCGTCGGGCGCTGGATGCAGCAGTTTCCCGAGGAACTGCAACCCTTCGCCCATGTTGTCACTGATCTGGGGGAAGGGGTGCAGGTGCTCGTAGGCAGTGGGGCACTGCTCCTGTTCGGTCTGTTTGCGCCGGTTGCGCTCTGGCGCCGACGGGTCGCGATTGGCGTCAGCGCCCTCAACGCCGGGGCAGCCTTTGTCTTCCTGTCCGTTGCGGGAGGCGGGCTTGCCGCCCTGACGTTGAAATACGCCATTGGTCGAGCCCGGCCTTCCTTACTTGATACTCACGGCAATCTGCACTTCCAGCCTTTTGCCATGCATTCCGATTTTTCGGCCTTCCCCTCCGGTCACTCGGCAACAGCCGGTGCAATGGCGGTATCACTGGCGCTGGTATTCCCGCGCTTGCGGGCCCTATTTCTGGCAGCAGGTGTACTCATCTGTGCGTCACGCCAGTTTGTCGGCATGCACTGGATGAGCGACACCTTGATGGGCTGGGCCGTCGGTGCTGCGTTTACTTTCTGGATGGCGCACGTCTTTGCCCGGCGCGGGCTGATGTTCACCTACGACGCTTTCGGCCGCCTCACCCCAAGGCGCAGCCGGTTCAATCCGCTCGCTTTCACCACCAGGCTGGCGCGGTCCTCTGGCCGATCCGCCAGAACCGCCGATATGGCGAGCGTAGTGGGGACGACAGACCCGCGTTAG
- a CDS encoding BCCT family transporter, whose protein sequence is MFQRFIINPPVFYGAILVIGLFLVVGVLFPSSAAEFFGTLQSSILNSFGWLYLLAVGIFVVSVLLLSFGRYGRLRLGPDESTPDFKFISWIAMLFAAGMGIGLMFYAVGEPMTHYMAPPTADPRSVQAVREAMSVTFFHWGIHAWAIYAVVGLSLAYFGYRYNLPLTIRSGLYPLLKERINGPIGHAVDIFAIVGTMFGIATSLGLGVSQINAGLSYLLGFPIGLEVQLPLIVGITALATVSVVTGLDKGVRILSEANLVVAVLLMVFVLVMGPTAQLFRDFVQNIGLYLDTLVLRTFNIYAYEPTPWVDAWTLFYWAWWISWSPFVGMFIARISRGRTVREFVAAVLFIPAGFTFFWMTVFGNTAIFIDKGVAAGALGDAIAADISVGLFQFFEYLPLSGLTSTFAVLLVAIFFVTSSDSGSLVVDSIAAGGETQTTTGQRVFWCVMEGVVAASLLLAGGLGALQSATIASALPFTFVMLGLVWSLFVGMRTDLAQQQAHSATPQAPAAQPAAGLTWQRRLALILHAPSKAEVERFIAREVRPALDQVAKELSSRGRTSHVVEEDGAAIALRSPAEGVRDFVYGVSISAQPTASFSPMAVSGPEYRYEARTYFSSGDRGYDIMGMHTDQLIADVLGQFERYLLLVNSPEFRLVQGAPEHERDS, encoded by the coding sequence GTGTTTCAGCGCTTCATCATCAACCCACCAGTTTTCTACGGCGCCATTCTGGTGATCGGGCTCTTTCTCGTTGTGGGGGTGCTATTCCCCAGCAGCGCTGCCGAATTTTTTGGCACGCTGCAGAGCAGTATCCTCAACAGTTTCGGCTGGCTCTACCTGCTGGCCGTGGGCATTTTCGTCGTTTCCGTGCTGCTGCTGTCGTTTGGCCGCTATGGCCGTCTTCGGCTCGGCCCGGACGAGTCGACGCCCGACTTCAAGTTCATCTCGTGGATTGCCATGCTGTTCGCGGCCGGCATGGGCATCGGGCTCATGTTCTATGCGGTGGGCGAGCCGATGACCCATTACATGGCGCCACCCACGGCCGACCCGCGCTCAGTTCAGGCGGTGCGCGAAGCCATGTCCGTGACGTTCTTTCACTGGGGCATCCACGCCTGGGCCATCTATGCGGTGGTGGGCCTGTCGCTGGCCTATTTCGGCTATCGTTATAACCTTCCGCTGACCATTAGATCGGGTCTCTATCCGCTGCTCAAGGAGCGGATCAACGGGCCGATCGGGCATGCAGTGGACATCTTCGCCATTGTCGGCACGATGTTCGGCATCGCGACCTCCCTGGGCCTCGGCGTTTCGCAGATAAATGCCGGACTGAGTTACCTCCTGGGCTTTCCGATCGGGCTGGAAGTGCAACTGCCGCTAATCGTCGGGATTACGGCGCTGGCAACCGTGTCGGTGGTGACGGGGCTCGACAAGGGCGTGCGCATTCTTTCGGAGGCAAACCTCGTTGTTGCAGTCTTGCTGATGGTATTCGTGCTGGTGATGGGGCCAACGGCCCAGCTCTTCCGCGACTTCGTCCAGAATATCGGGCTGTATCTCGACACCCTGGTGCTGCGCACCTTCAACATCTACGCCTATGAGCCGACGCCCTGGGTCGATGCATGGACGCTGTTTTACTGGGCCTGGTGGATTTCCTGGTCGCCCTTTGTGGGGATGTTCATCGCGCGCATCTCGCGCGGCCGCACGGTTCGTGAATTCGTCGCGGCCGTGCTTTTCATCCCGGCCGGCTTCACCTTCTTTTGGATGACGGTGTTCGGCAACACGGCCATCTTCATCGACAAGGGGGTCGCGGCTGGCGCATTGGGGGATGCCATCGCCGCCGACATCTCGGTGGGTCTCTTCCAGTTTTTCGAATATCTACCCCTCTCGGGCCTCACTTCGACTTTCGCGGTGCTGCTGGTGGCGATCTTCTTCGTCACCTCCTCGGACTCGGGATCGCTGGTGGTGGACTCCATCGCCGCAGGGGGCGAAACGCAGACCACCACCGGGCAGCGGGTGTTCTGGTGCGTGATGGAGGGCGTGGTGGCCGCAAGCCTCTTGCTCGCGGGCGGCCTTGGAGCGCTCCAGTCGGCGACCATTGCCAGCGCCCTGCCCTTCACTTTTGTGATGCTTGGGCTGGTCTGGTCGTTATTCGTGGGCATGCGGACCGATCTCGCGCAACAACAGGCGCATAGCGCGACCCCACAAGCTCCTGCGGCCCAGCCTGCAGCCGGGCTCACCTGGCAGCGACGTTTGGCGCTGATCCTGCATGCGCCGAGCAAGGCGGAAGTGGAGCGCTTTATCGCCCGCGAGGTGCGCCCGGCCCTGGACCAAGTCGCCAAGGAACTGAGTTCGCGCGGTCGCACCAGTCATGTGGTGGAAGAGGACGGTGCGGCGATTGCGCTGCGCTCGCCGGCCGAGGGTGTGCGCGACTTCGTTTATGGTGTCAGCATCAGCGCGCAACCCACCGCCTCGTTCTCGCCCATGGCGGTGAGCGGACCAGAATATCGCTACGAGGCCCGCACCTATTTCTCGAGCGGAGATCGCGGCTATGACATCATGGGCATGCACACCGATCAATTGATCGCCGACGTGCTCGGGCAGTTCGAACGCTATCTGCTGCTGGTCAATTCACCCGAGTTCAGGCTGGTGCAAGGTGCGCCGGAACACGAGCGCGACAGCTAG
- the denD gene encoding D-erythronate dehydrogenase translates to MNILIIGAAGMVGRKLTAALLQRGTMRGEAITSMTLVDIVAPDVLEGSSIPVAALAADISRPEAAQELIVTRPDVVFHLAAIVSGEAELDFEKGYAINLDGTRYLYEAIRQASSGGAYCPRLVFTSSIAVFGAPFPDKISDEFFETPRTSYGTQKAICELLLADYSRRGFLDGVGIRLPTICIRPGRPNKAASGFFSSILREPLVGKEAVLPVEESARHWHASPRAAVSFLLHAAEMDTAVLGNRRNLNMPGLSATVGEQIEALRRVAGERAVALIRREPDPMIIDMVEGWPKNFDASRAEALGFAAETSFDEIIQIHIEDELGGDLPQ, encoded by the coding sequence ATGAACATCCTGATAATCGGTGCCGCCGGAATGGTCGGCCGCAAGCTCACCGCAGCTCTGCTGCAGCGTGGCACCATGCGCGGTGAAGCCATCACCAGCATGACGCTGGTGGACATCGTGGCACCGGACGTGCTCGAGGGGAGTTCGATCCCCGTCGCTGCTCTTGCTGCCGACATCTCCCGGCCCGAAGCGGCCCAAGAGCTGATCGTGACCCGGCCCGACGTCGTTTTCCACTTGGCAGCCATTGTCTCAGGTGAGGCCGAACTCGACTTCGAGAAGGGCTACGCCATCAACCTCGATGGCACGCGCTACCTGTACGAGGCTATCCGGCAGGCCAGCAGCGGGGGAGCCTACTGCCCGCGCCTGGTGTTCACCTCCTCCATCGCGGTGTTTGGTGCTCCCTTTCCCGACAAAATCAGTGACGAGTTTTTCGAAACGCCACGGACGAGCTACGGAACACAGAAAGCCATTTGCGAACTGCTGCTGGCGGACTATTCGCGCCGCGGCTTTCTTGATGGCGTGGGTATTCGCCTGCCCACCATCTGCATTCGGCCCGGGCGGCCCAACAAGGCGGCTTCGGGCTTTTTCTCCTCCATTTTACGCGAGCCGCTGGTCGGCAAGGAAGCGGTGCTTCCAGTCGAGGAAAGCGCGCGGCATTGGCATGCGAGCCCGCGGGCTGCAGTCAGTTTCCTGCTGCACGCCGCCGAGATGGATACGGCCGTGCTCGGCAATCGTCGCAATCTCAACATGCCGGGGCTATCGGCAACCGTTGGCGAGCAGATCGAAGCACTGCGCCGCGTGGCGGGTGAGCGCGCCGTGGCACTGATCCGGCGCGAGCCGGACCCGATGATCATCGACATGGTCGAAGGCTGGCCCAAGAACTTCGATGCCTCACGGGCCGAGGCGCTCGGCTTTGCCGCGGAGACATCGTTCGACGAGATCATCCAAATCCACATTGAAGACGAGCTAGGCGGAGACTTGCCCCAATGA
- a CDS encoding HAD-IA family hydrolase produces the protein MTKYGAAIFDFDGTLADSGPWFLGIINEVADVHGFRKVEGDEIEMLRGRSNREIIRYLGVKTWQLPIIARDVRRRSAEDANQIGLFEGMPELLARWKAAGMQLSIVSSNGEETIRHVLGASADLIDYYGAGVSLFGKAAKFKSLRRHLQLPPGEILAIGDEIRDVEAAQTAGFASAAVTWGFATEQALLGASPNFLARTVGELAEFVVI, from the coding sequence ATGACTAAATATGGCGCTGCTATCTTCGATTTCGACGGAACGCTTGCCGACAGTGGACCGTGGTTCTTGGGCATCATCAACGAGGTCGCCGATGTGCATGGCTTTCGCAAGGTAGAAGGCGATGAGATCGAGATGCTGCGGGGCCGTTCCAACCGTGAGATCATTCGCTACCTTGGGGTGAAGACCTGGCAGCTGCCGATCATCGCTCGAGACGTCCGGCGCCGCAGTGCCGAGGATGCGAACCAAATCGGGTTGTTTGAAGGCATGCCGGAACTGCTCGCGCGCTGGAAAGCAGCGGGGATGCAGTTGTCCATCGTGAGTTCAAATGGAGAGGAAACAATCCGCCACGTTCTCGGCGCTTCCGCCGATCTGATCGACTACTACGGCGCCGGTGTCTCGCTGTTCGGCAAAGCTGCCAAGTTCAAAAGCTTACGCCGACACCTGCAACTTCCACCGGGGGAAATCCTCGCCATCGGTGATGAGATCCGTGACGTCGAAGCAGCGCAGACTGCAGGTTTTGCTTCAGCCGCGGTCACCTGGGGCTTTGCGACAGAGCAGGCCCTGCTTGGAGCTTCGCCAAACTTCCTTGCGCGAACAGTAGGCGAACTGGCCGAGTTTGTCGTAATATAG
- a CDS encoding putative bifunctional diguanylate cyclase/phosphodiesterase — protein MIRSLYADGWSMLFGAFGSALAAAVAGVESQSMILGVIAVLFVVIGTIRAIDMRYFDTVELADTDVQTATHWELRATIGAAAIALLYGVWCLVSFWVVDDPFAELTAASVSVSVLVGVAQRNFAIDRLMTIQVLFIAVPLSIGLLLVGDVYYALLSLLLLPFFLSLRRISGNARSVFLRAIHGRIAASALATQLDTALATLEHGLLMLDKAGRIEVANARAIFAFRLAEAKAWVGHPVEELLDAALENGQVPQSAHDHLLGLIQMRGSGKVVLPLQDGKHYEISVSSRRDKTVLLLEDVSERVLAQERMTYLARHDALTGLPNRAYFAEQVQRALRARQVSGAPDCAALWIFDLDDFKHINDTMGHLVGDKVLAEVGQRLRQALGPDALVARLGGDEFVAFQCDGASREFLEGLADEVLRVMREDLFIPDLQLAVAVSVGAVVSDDTADELDALMIKADLAIYAAKAVGKGQTVQFHDRMDQEYHQRQQLKADLRDAIKAGQLTLAYQTIFDPRENRILGCEALARWVHPQLGPVSPAVFIPIAEEAGLITDLTRQVLCMATRECQSWPDSFTVAVNISARDFRAGDVESMVVCALEHSGLKPDRLEIEVTETALIEEREAAKAALAALRARGVGVALDDFGTGYSSLSYLRELPLTKLKIDRSFLANVETDSQALRLLANVVQLGKDLDLTVTMEGVETDAELQLLMAETSVDQVQGFVYGPPLSAEGMTKLLQARCPTMSRTQGTENRRIR, from the coding sequence ATGATCCGTTCGCTCTATGCTGACGGATGGTCCATGTTGTTTGGCGCCTTCGGCTCTGCCCTTGCCGCCGCGGTGGCGGGCGTCGAGTCTCAGTCGATGATCCTGGGCGTAATAGCGGTCCTGTTCGTTGTCATCGGTACGATCCGCGCCATCGACATGCGCTACTTCGATACCGTCGAACTAGCGGACACCGATGTCCAAACGGCGACACATTGGGAGCTGCGGGCGACGATCGGTGCTGCGGCCATCGCCCTGCTCTATGGCGTATGGTGTTTGGTGAGCTTCTGGGTGGTTGATGACCCATTCGCCGAGCTTACTGCGGCATCGGTTTCCGTTTCGGTTTTGGTCGGCGTTGCGCAGCGCAATTTCGCGATTGATCGCCTGATGACAATTCAGGTGCTGTTTATAGCGGTGCCGCTGAGCATCGGGCTGTTGCTGGTTGGCGACGTCTACTACGCTCTGCTGAGCCTGCTCCTATTGCCGTTTTTCCTAAGTTTGCGGCGGATTTCGGGAAATGCTCGCAGCGTCTTCCTGCGAGCGATCCATGGTCGGATTGCAGCATCGGCTCTCGCGACCCAGCTCGACACCGCTTTGGCTACGCTCGAGCATGGCCTGCTCATGCTGGACAAGGCTGGCCGTATCGAAGTCGCCAATGCACGCGCAATCTTTGCCTTCCGGCTAGCGGAAGCAAAGGCCTGGGTGGGGCACCCGGTCGAGGAACTGCTGGATGCAGCGCTGGAGAATGGGCAGGTTCCGCAGAGTGCCCACGATCATCTTCTGGGCCTTATCCAGATGCGTGGCAGCGGCAAGGTGGTGCTGCCACTGCAAGATGGAAAGCACTACGAGATTTCAGTGTCCTCTCGCCGTGACAAGACGGTCCTCCTGCTCGAGGATGTGTCAGAGCGCGTGCTGGCCCAGGAGCGCATGACTTATTTGGCCCGGCACGATGCGCTGACAGGCTTGCCCAACCGCGCCTACTTTGCTGAGCAGGTACAGCGGGCTCTCCGAGCCCGGCAGGTGTCTGGTGCGCCTGATTGCGCGGCTCTGTGGATCTTTGATCTGGACGACTTCAAGCACATCAACGACACCATGGGTCATCTGGTGGGCGACAAGGTGCTTGCTGAGGTTGGGCAGCGGCTGCGGCAGGCCTTGGGCCCCGATGCGCTCGTCGCGCGTCTCGGCGGGGATGAGTTCGTTGCCTTTCAGTGCGATGGCGCGTCGCGAGAATTCCTCGAGGGCCTGGCCGATGAAGTGCTGCGGGTGATGCGGGAAGACCTCTTCATCCCAGACCTGCAGCTTGCCGTCGCCGTCAGCGTTGGTGCAGTCGTCTCCGATGATACGGCCGATGAACTTGACGCGTTGATGATCAAGGCGGATCTTGCAATTTATGCTGCCAAAGCGGTGGGCAAGGGACAAACGGTCCAGTTCCACGACCGCATGGACCAGGAGTACCATCAACGGCAGCAGTTGAAGGCCGATCTGCGAGACGCCATCAAGGCTGGGCAACTCACACTGGCCTACCAGACCATCTTTGATCCTCGAGAGAACAGGATCTTGGGTTGCGAGGCGCTCGCCCGGTGGGTTCATCCGCAGCTCGGACCAGTGTCCCCAGCGGTATTCATCCCGATTGCCGAGGAAGCTGGCCTCATCACCGACTTGACGCGCCAAGTACTGTGCATGGCGACGCGTGAGTGCCAGTCTTGGCCGGACAGCTTTACCGTCGCCGTCAACATCTCGGCACGCGACTTTCGCGCTGGGGATGTCGAAAGCATGGTGGTGTGCGCGCTGGAGCATTCCGGTTTGAAGCCCGACCGGCTCGAGATCGAAGTCACCGAGACTGCCCTTATTGAGGAGCGCGAAGCGGCCAAGGCTGCGCTCGCCGCCCTGCGCGCCCGAGGTGTGGGCGTAGCCCTGGACGATTTCGGCACCGGATACTCCTCCCTCAGCTACCTGCGGGAGTTGCCCCTCACCAAGCTCAAGATCGACCGGAGCTTCCTGGCCAATGTCGAAACCGATTCGCAGGCGCTACGGCTGCTGGCAAACGTCGTGCAGTTGGGCAAGGATCTCGACCTCACCGTAACCATGGAAGGGGTGGAGACGGACGCTGAACTGCAACTGCTCATGGCCGAAACGAGTGTCGACCAGGTTCAAGGCTTTGTTTATGGACCGCCCCTGAGCGCTGAAGGAATGACCAAGCTGTTGCAGGCCCGCTGCCCCACCATGTCCAGGACACAAGGCACAGAAAACCGTCGCATCAGGTGA
- the rpsU gene encoding 30S ribosomal protein S21, which produces MQVSVRDNNVEQALRVLKKRLQREGVFREMRLRKYHEKPSERRVREHAEAVRRNRKAARKQAIREGLIEAPKSKRSAPVRAPSLVRGG; this is translated from the coding sequence TTGCAGGTATCGGTTCGCGACAACAACGTCGAACAAGCCCTACGGGTATTGAAAAAGCGCCTTCAGCGGGAAGGCGTGTTCCGGGAAATGCGGCTCCGGAAGTATCATGAGAAGCCATCAGAGCGGCGCGTGCGCGAGCATGCCGAAGCCGTGCGTCGGAACAGAAAGGCAGCCCGCAAGCAGGCCATTCGCGAGGGCCTGATCGAGGCGCCCAAATCCAAGCGCAGCGCGCCCGTTCGCGCGCCATCCTTGGTCCGCGGCGGCTAA
- a CDS encoding N-acyl amino acid synthase FeeM domain-containing protein codes for MLVDSDSAAAADAGPPSRFAGALLDVLDRVSYAQVEPGVVEDPIYKLRYRAYTREGFMDHNPEEICVDDLDAEPNGMSFGVFIDNELVSSIRLHHLTEKTRRSPSMKVCPDILEPMLDQGMSFIDPSRFTADHEASLAYPALPFLTLRMAAMASVHFNASQCLALVRPEHGAFYKRVFGSEPLCSARTYPGLHFPVCLFGASVDMIRSRVAQRFPFFLSTAEERNALFSKPLVTGAQRRIAASARRALDAARVARDKQIEAAV; via the coding sequence ATGTTAGTTGACTCGGATAGCGCAGCTGCAGCGGATGCAGGGCCACCCTCTCGCTTTGCTGGAGCGTTGCTGGATGTCCTCGATCGCGTGAGCTACGCCCAGGTGGAGCCGGGGGTAGTGGAAGACCCGATCTACAAGTTGCGCTATCGCGCCTATACGCGTGAAGGCTTCATGGATCACAACCCAGAAGAGATCTGCGTCGACGATCTTGACGCTGAACCCAACGGGATGAGTTTCGGCGTCTTCATCGATAATGAGCTGGTGAGCTCGATCCGATTGCATCACCTGACGGAAAAGACTCGGCGCTCCCCTAGCATGAAGGTATGCCCCGACATCCTGGAGCCAATGCTCGACCAAGGCATGAGCTTCATCGATCCCAGCCGTTTCACCGCAGACCACGAAGCTTCCCTGGCCTACCCGGCACTCCCATTCCTAACCCTGCGCATGGCCGCGATGGCTTCGGTCCACTTCAATGCGAGCCAATGCTTGGCCTTGGTTCGGCCCGAGCACGGGGCGTTCTACAAGCGCGTATTCGGGTCCGAACCCCTGTGTAGTGCCCGTACCTATCCGGGCCTGCATTTCCCGGTATGCCTGTTTGGCGCGAGCGTGGACATGATCCGCTCCCGCGTGGCGCAGCGCTTCCCCTTCTTTCTCTCGACGGCAGAAGAGCGGAACGCACTGTTCAGCAAGCCGCTGGTCACCGGAGCGCAGCGGCGCATTGCAGCCAGTGCTAGACGGGCGCTCGACGCTGCCCGAGTTGCCCGGGATAAACAGATTGAGGCAGCCGTCTAG
- a CDS encoding SDR family oxidoreductase, protein MKVAIVTGGGSGIGKAVTRTLLVDGFSVALFGRRETVLHDAARSIDPDGERTLAVPVDIGKRSAVENAFAAVIERWGRLDLLVNNAGVGAPSVPLEDITAEQWDQVVGANLSGAFFCTQFAFRQFKAQQPMGGRIINNGSISATTPRPQSSPYAATKHAITGLTKAAALDGRPFNIAVGQIDIGNAGTEMTAGMAKGVLQADGSMAVEPTIEVDHIARAVSYMASLPLEANTFTMTVMATQMPFVGRG, encoded by the coding sequence ATGAAAGTTGCAATTGTCACGGGCGGCGGCTCCGGTATCGGCAAGGCTGTCACGCGTACGCTTCTCGTTGACGGCTTTTCCGTCGCACTGTTCGGGCGTCGGGAGACGGTATTGCACGACGCAGCCCGGTCCATCGATCCAGATGGCGAACGGACGCTCGCGGTGCCCGTCGACATTGGCAAGCGCTCCGCAGTCGAGAACGCTTTCGCTGCCGTGATCGAGCGTTGGGGACGGCTGGACCTGCTGGTCAACAATGCCGGGGTGGGCGCGCCCTCGGTGCCGCTAGAGGACATCACGGCAGAGCAGTGGGATCAGGTCGTCGGTGCCAATCTATCGGGTGCTTTCTTCTGCACCCAGTTTGCGTTCCGCCAGTTCAAGGCGCAGCAGCCCATGGGCGGCCGGATCATCAACAATGGCTCGATTTCAGCCACGACGCCGCGGCCGCAGTCTTCGCCCTATGCCGCGACCAAGCACGCAATCACCGGTCTCACCAAGGCGGCCGCGCTGGACGGACGCCCCTTCAACATTGCCGTGGGTCAGATCGACATCGGCAATGCCGGTACCGAGATGACTGCCGGTATGGCCAAGGGCGTGCTCCAGGCCGATGGGTCGATGGCCGTCGAGCCTACCATCGAGGTCGACCACATCGCCAGAGCGGTGAGCTACATGGCCAGCCTGCCGCTTGAAGCCAACACGTTCACCATGACCGTCATGGCCACGCAGATGCCTTTTGTTGGACGCGGATAG